GGCTCGAGGCCTTGGCGGGCCGGCTCCATCAGCGGCGAGTGAAACGGCGCTGACACCGGAAGGGGCAACGCTCGGCGCGCACCAAGCTCCTTGCATCGATCACCTGCCCCCGACACAGCCGCTACCGATCCCGCAATCACGACCTGCCCGGGTGAGTTGAAGTTCACCGCCCGAACAGTACCGCCTTCCGAAGATTCCTCTTCAGCGCACGCGGCCACGACCTGGTCGTCGTCGAGGCCGATGATTGCTGCCATCGCCCCTTCGCCGACCGGCACTGCTCGTTGCATGAGCTGGCCACGAAGCCGCACCGTGCGGGCAGCGTCAGCAACGTCGAGCCCTCCAGCGGCAACCACCGCCGAGTACTCGCCGAGACTGTGGCCGGCAACCGCACCGACTTCGAACCCTGCATCCGCCAGCACCGCCCAAGCCGCAACCGAATGTGCAAGCAATGCGGGTTGCGTGTTTTCGGTCAGTCTGAGTTCGTCTTCCGGGCCGTTCCAGCACAGGCTCGAGAGCGATATCCCGAGCGCATCATCAACCGCTTCGAAGACCTCCGTCGCCTGGAGCCACCGCTCGGTGAGATCGCGTCCCATACCGACTGCCTGTGAGCCTTGCCCTGGAAAAAGCCCAGCGACCTTGTTCGCCATTTCTCACCCGTTCTTCCCGCTGCCGGAGCTTGCCAGCACCTCGAGGATTTTGTCCCCGATGCGCTCGATCACGCCGCAAGAAGCATAGGACGCGGCAAAGCGGACAGCGTTGCGAATCGCCTTCGCACTCGACTTCCCGTGACCGACCAGACAGGCACCATCCACTCCGAGCAACGGAGCGCCGCCATACTCTGAGTAATCGACCTTGGACCGCAGGTTGCGAAAGGCCCCTTTGGCCATCAGGAGCCCCGCGCCATACATCGGCGACTGACGGGCCTCCTCGACAAGCATGCCAACAACCATCTCGCCAAAACCCTCGGAAACCTTGAGTATCACGTTGCCGGTGAACCCGTCGCACACGATGACGTCGACACCGGAGCTGAACACACCATCGCCCTCAACGTTGCCGATGAAATTGATTCCGGCTTCCTTGAGAACCCGGTTGCGCTCACGAGCCTGCGGTCCTCCCTTGTTGTCCTCTTCACCGACCGACATCAGGCCGACCCTTGGCGAACCGACGCCAAGAACGGCCTCGGCGTAGAACGAACCCATTACTGCAAACTGGACGAGCTGATGCGGTTTGCACTCCGTGTTGGCGCCGACGTCGAGAATCAGAGTGCGACCCTCCCTCTTCGGCACCACCGCTGCAAGTGCGGGGCGGTCCACGCCCTCGATCATTCCGAGCCCGGATTTGGCGGCGACCCAGGCCGCTCCTGTGTTCCCGGCCGTCACCATGGCCGTTGCCCGATGGTCACGCACGAGCTCCGCGCAGACATTCAGAGAGGAACGTTTCTTCCCACGCAGGACGCTGATCGCTGGATCGTGCATGCCGACCACCTCGGGAGCGTCAACCAGCTCCAGCCCCGAAGGCAGGAAGCGAAATCGTCCAAGTTCGCGGCGTAGCCGTTTCTGCGGTCCGACGAGGTGAACTGGAATTCCGAAATCGGTGACCGCTTCAAGAGCTCCACGGACTATTTCCCGCGGAGCGCCGTCGCCGCCCATAGCGTCGACCGCGATGGGTCCTTCAGCCGGCCTGTTCATCCCTCAGCCGGCGGGCCTCATCGTGCCGAGACATGACCCTCAGTCGAGCTCTTCGACCCTGATGACCTCACGACCCTTGTAACTCCCGCAATGCGGGCATACCTGGTGCGGCGGCTTCGGCTCGAAGCACGAGGTACACAGGCTCTTGCCAGGCGTCTGAAGCGCGTGATGGGAGCGACGCTTGTCGCGCCGCGTCCTCGAAATGCGTCGTTTCGGATTTGCCATTGTCAGTCTCCAGTCCAGAATTCAAGCATCAGCTCTCGCTCGCGTTGCCAGCGAGATCCGCGAGGGCGCCCCATCGCGGGTCGATCTCGGGTTCACACTCGCAGCCTTCTTCGTTGTTGAGGTTCGCACCACACCGGCTACACAGCCCCGCGCAATCCGGCCGGCACACGATCCGCATCGGCAGAGAGAGCAGTACCTGCTCCGCCGCCAGTTCACTCAGATCGAGCTCCTCCCCCTGGAGGAAGGCAACGTCAAGTTCTCCCTCGTCGAGCCCCGATTCGGCGTCGACCGGCGCCAGGGCCGGCACGCGGTACTCGAGCGAGAAATTCTCCTCGACGGTCCACTCGACCGGCTCCAGGCATCTCGAGCACGTCAGACGGCCCTCGGCCGCGCAGCGCCCCGAAACCGAAAAGGCGTCACCCTGCGGGCGAACTTCACCCTCGAGGCGAACCTTCATCGGACCCGCCACCTGATCGGGATCGAGCCGCTCGACGCTGATGAGAATATTCTCGTCGAAGCGAACCGGCTCGTGTTCGAGCTGTGAAATGTCGATCTTCACACGCACCTCTCCCCACGAGGGACGGGAAGTATAGCAAAAGTCGCGGTTTGACTCCAGCGTCGACACCTCTCGCCGCCGTATCAAAGCTCGATTCGGCAGACATGTTGCGGACAACCGGAGGTCGCGTAACTCTACCGACTCGCGCTCGTCGGCAGGCCCCCCATCATGTCGGCCGACACCCCGATCACGACGATACTGGCACCGAGTGCAACCAGTGATGTCAAGGTCCACAACGTCTCCCCGGCAAACGGCAGGAACCGCAGTGCGAGAAGTACGAGCACGCCAACGAACACCTCGAGGCTGATTGGCAGCGGATGATGGATCCAGCGCCGGAGAATCACGAATCCGAGCCAGCAGCCGAGGACCGTGAGGCCAACCGACTTGGCGGCAAAGAAAATCACCATCAGTCCCGCCACCATCGGGACACCGAGAGCCGGTCCGAGACCGAGCATCGCAATCAGAGATGCGACCACGGTGAGTCCTACCAACATACCCAGCGCAGGAATCTTGAAACCGAGAACCGGCACCGCCCAAGCCGCGTGCCGCATCCGCGCAGGAAAGAGGAATGCCAGTCCGGTCGTCACGAGCAGCCAACCCCCGGCGGTCAACAGGCGCATCGGAATGTCCCGTTCAAGAGAAACTCCCCGATCTGACGATGCCGGCAGCAGTGTGGCAGGCGACGAAAACGACAGCACCTTGCCACCGATGTTAGCCTGCTCCGACACCTCGGCGCCTCCAAGAACTGCCACTACATGCCGGGTAACTTCGGCACCATCCCCCACTCGAACATTGCCGCCGATCGCCACGGCGTCTCCCTCGATCCTTGCCCCGGGTCCGAGGTCGAGGTCCGCGCCGAAGACAATGGCGTCACCGTCGACCTGTTCGTTGACCGTGAGGTCCGAGAGGACAGCCGTCGAACTCGGCATCGCCGACACGTGCCCCGCAGCCAGGAGACAACAGAGAACAAAAAGAAGGGGGAAACTTAGCGCTCGTCGCGCCACGGCGAGACCCTCCGCCAGCGCAGGGCAGTCACAGCCACCCCAACGAGACCGAAGAAGCTCACCAGGCCGAATCCGGCGAGGAGCACGGGATCGAGGGTAGTGGCCGCCGCGCGGGCGCCAGTGGCAACCGCTGTGCCCCAATCGGAGACACTGGTGGCAAATGCCATCCAGCCCTGCGAAGACCACTCGGGTAGCAGGCCGATCACGCCGCTTCCGGGCACCCCCCCCACCATGGCCGCGCCGAACAGGGCAACCAAAAGCGATGCTGCAACCGGCAGGAATGCCACCATCCGGCGGCGGATCCGTGCCGGCCGCAACGCGGCCATCACCTGTTCTTCGATCGCGGGATCGGCGGGTGGAATCGCCTTGGCGAAGAGCAACCCGAGCGCGCGCTCGGCAGCGGCGACTTCCTGGCAATCCGGACACACCTCGAGGTGTCGGCGTTGCGCCTCGTCGAGGTGCTCGAAGCCTCCACCGCGCTCGGTGAGGTTC
This DNA window, taken from Acidobacteriota bacterium, encodes the following:
- the fabD gene encoding ACP S-malonyltransferase, which produces MANKVAGLFPGQGSQAVGMGRDLTERWLQATEVFEAVDDALGISLSSLCWNGPEDELRLTENTQPALLAHSVAAWAVLADAGFEVGAVAGHSLGEYSAVVAAGGLDVADAARTVRLRGQLMQRAVPVGEGAMAAIIGLDDDQVVAACAEEESSEGGTVRAVNFNSPGQVVIAGSVAAVSGAGDRCKELGARRALPLPVSAPFHSPLMEPARQGLEPALRELDFQPLVVPLYRNVDANAVSQPDEVRDGLARQVDAPVMWSESIRRLRADGFDTFVEIGTGNVLSGLVKRIDRDAVCYQAGTVETIEKVIADFIG
- the plsX gene encoding phosphate acyltransferase PlsX, with the protein product MNRPAEGPIAVDAMGGDGAPREIVRGALEAVTDFGIPVHLVGPQKRLRRELGRFRFLPSGLELVDAPEVVGMHDPAISVLRGKKRSSLNVCAELVRDHRATAMVTAGNTGAAWVAAKSGLGMIEGVDRPALAAVVPKREGRTLILDVGANTECKPHQLVQFAVMGSFYAEAVLGVGSPRVGLMSVGEEDNKGGPQARERNRVLKEAGINFIGNVEGDGVFSSGVDVIVCDGFTGNVILKVSEGFGEMVVGMLVEEARQSPMYGAGLLMAKGAFRNLRSKVDYSEYGGAPLLGVDGACLVGHGKSSAKAIRNAVRFAASYASCGVIERIGDKILEVLASSGSGKNG
- the rpmF gene encoding 50S ribosomal protein L32, with the translated sequence MANPKRRISRTRRDKRRSHHALQTPGKSLCTSCFEPKPPHQVCPHCGSYKGREVIRVEELD
- a CDS encoding DUF177 domain-containing protein produces the protein MKIDISQLEHEPVRFDENILISVERLDPDQVAGPMKVRLEGEVRPQGDAFSVSGRCAAEGRLTCSRCLEPVEWTVEENFSLEYRVPALAPVDAESGLDEGELDVAFLQGEELDLSELAAEQVLLSLPMRIVCRPDCAGLCSRCGANLNNEEGCECEPEIDPRWGALADLAGNASES